From the genome of Papaver somniferum cultivar HN1 chromosome 2, ASM357369v1, whole genome shotgun sequence, one region includes:
- the LOC113349507 gene encoding glutamate-rich WD repeat-containing protein 1-like, whose product MARGLKNPKKAKRKVKKKESGESSAVPTMPAKVWQPGVDNLEEGEELQCDPTAYNSLHAFHVGWPCLSFDIVRDTLGLVRTEFPHTLYCVAGTQAEQASWNSIGIFKLSKISGKRRDLVPEKAGGDGSDMEDESDESSDEEENEENGGPNPPVLQIRKIAHQGCVNRIRAMTQSPHICASWGDTGHVQIWDFSSQLNSLAGSETDVSTGGSNLETQAPLMKFGGHKAEGYAIDWSPLVPGRLVSGDCDSHIHLWEPSSNATWNVDATPFDGHDLSVEDLQWSPSEPDVFASCSVDGTIAIWDIRTKKPAATIKANKADVNVISWNRVASCMLASGSDDGTFTVRDLRLLKSGEEPVVAHFEYHKRPITSIEWSPHEASTLAVTSEDNQLTIWDLSLERDEEEEAEFRARMKEQVNAPEDLPPQLLFVHQGQKDLKELHWHTQIPGMIMSTGSDGFNVLMPSNVESTIPGAAEA is encoded by the exons ATGGCTCGAGgtctgaaaaaccctaaaaaggcCAAAAGAAAAGTCAAG AAGAAGGAAAGTGGAGAATCATCAGCAGTACCAACTATGCCTGCAAAAGTATGGCAACCAGGTGTTGATAAtttagaagaaggagaagaattgCAGTGTGATCCTACTGCTTATAATTCTCTCCATGCTTTTCATGTTGGTTGGCCTTGTTTAAG CTTTGATATTGTAAGGGATACACTAGGTTTAGTCAGAACCGAGTTTCCGCATACTTTGTATTGCGTCGCAGGGACTCAG GCAGAACAAGCTTCTTGGAACTCTATTGGGATATTTAAATTGTCTAAAATATCAGGCAAAAGGCGTGACTTAGTGCCGGAGAAAGCTGGTGGTGATGGGTCTGATATGGAGGACGAAAGTGATGAGAGTAGTGATGAAGAGGAGaatgaggaaaatggtggacctAATCCTCCGGTGTTGCAG ATACGTAAGATAGCACATCAAGGATGTGTAAATCGAATACGTGCGATGACACAGAGCCCTCATATTTGTGCGTCATGGGGAGATACCGGACATGTACAG ATCTGGGATTTCAGCAGCCAGCTTAATTCTTTAGCTGGATCGGAAACAGATGTCAGCACTGGAGGATCGAACTTGGAAACTCAGGCCCCGTTAATGAAGTTTGGTGGCCATAAAGCTGAAGGTTATGCAATAGATTGGAGTCCTCTTGTGCCTGGAAGACTTGTATCTG GGGACTGCGATAGTCATATCCACCTATGGGAGCCATCATCTAATGCAACATGGAATGTGGACGCTACTCCTTTTGATGGACATGATTTAAGTGTGGAAGATCTCCAG TGGAGTCCTTCGGAGCCTGATGTGTTTGCTTCATGTTCTGTTGATGGAACTATTGCTATATGGGATATTCGTACGAAAAAACCAGCAGCAACTATCAAGGCAAATAAAGCTGATGTGAATGTAATCTCATGGAATCG GGTGGCTAGTTGTATGTTAGCATCTGGAAGTGATGACGGCACATTTACTGTTCGTGATCTTAGACTGCTCAAG TCGGGAGAAGAACCAGTAGTTGCACACTTTGAATATCATAAACGCCCCATCACCTCCATCGAGTGGAGTCCACACGAGGCTTCCACCTTGGCAGTTACATCCGAAGACAATCAACTAAC GATTTGGGATCTCTCCCTAGAAagagatgaggaagaagaagcaGAATTCAGAGCAAGGATGAAAGAGCAAGTGAATGCCCCAGAAGATTTGCCACCACAACTTCTTTTCGTTCATCAG GGTCAAAAGGATTTGAAGGAACTACATTGGCACACACAAATCCCCGGAATGATAATGTCTACAGGTTCAGATGGTTTTAATGTCTTAATGCCTTCCAATGTTGAAAGTACAATCCCAGGAGCTGCTGAAGCTTGA
- the LOC113349509 gene encoding protein FLX-like 3 isoform X2, with product MMAGRDNGGGRGVYPPDGSYARGPPPPYQVPRPPPHPVPTPPVPHPAMLQNELEMQRAEIRRLVTDNRRLIDDRIGLQRELGGAKEEIHRLNMVIGDIRAEKDAHSREFMEKRLKLEAEAMQLRNEVQKSNSLRMELAGQVENLTQELGMARADNQQIPMMRAEIDGMRQDLMLARSAFMYEKKANVELMEQRQAMDKNLVSMACEIEKPRADFVGGDKTHGRPPSTAAVR from the exons ATGATGGCAGGTAGAGATAACGGTGGTGGTAGAGGCGTTTATCCACCAGATGGTTCATATGCAAGaggaccaccaccaccatatcagGTACCAAGACCACCACCACATCCAGTACCAACACCACCAGTACCACATCCAGCTATGTTACAAAATGAATTAGAAATGCAACGTGCTGAGATTCGAAGACTTGTGACCGATAATCGGAGATTAATTGATGACCGTATTGGTCTACAGCGTGAATTAGGTGGTGCTAAGGAGGAGATACATAGGTTGAATATGGTAATTGGTGATATCAGGGCGGAGAAAGATGCTCATTCTAGAGAATTTATGGAGAAACGATTGAAACTTGAAGCTGAGGCGATGCAGTTGAGAAATGAAGTTCAGAAATCGAATAGTTTGAGGATGGAGTTGGCTGGGCAAGTTGAGAATTTGACACAAGAGTTGGGAATGGCGCGAGCTGATAATCAGCAGATTCCAATGATGAGAGCTGAGATTGATGGAATGCGTCAGGACCTTATGCTTGCCAG GTCTGCTTTTATGTATGAGAAGAAAGCGAATGTTGAGTTAATGGAGCAGAGGCAGGCAATGGATAAGAATTTGGTTTCTATGGCTTGTGAAATTGAGAAGCCGCGTGCGGACTTTGTCGGTGGTGATAAGACTCATGGAAGACCACCATCAACTGCTG CCGTGAGGTGA
- the LOC113349509 gene encoding protein FLX-like 3 isoform X1, protein MMAGRDNGGGRGVYPPDGSYARGPPPPYQVPRPPPHPVPTPPVPHPAMLQNELEMQRAEIRRLVTDNRRLIDDRIGLQRELGGAKEEIHRLNMVIGDIRAEKDAHSREFMEKRLKLEAEAMQLRNEVQKSNSLRMELAGQVENLTQELGMARADNQQIPMMRAEIDGMRQDLMLARSAFMYEKKANVELMEQRQAMDKNLVSMACEIEKPRADFVGGDKTHGRPPSTAAALGPNKKNFKVSASTDKEKGLGEEKQGSTSSYKCFFCKKKDHIKKNCLKYQQWLKKAKPEVDKSK, encoded by the exons ATGATGGCAGGTAGAGATAACGGTGGTGGTAGAGGCGTTTATCCACCAGATGGTTCATATGCAAGaggaccaccaccaccatatcagGTACCAAGACCACCACCACATCCAGTACCAACACCACCAGTACCACATCCAGCTATGTTACAAAATGAATTAGAAATGCAACGTGCTGAGATTCGAAGACTTGTGACCGATAATCGGAGATTAATTGATGACCGTATTGGTCTACAGCGTGAATTAGGTGGTGCTAAGGAGGAGATACATAGGTTGAATATGGTAATTGGTGATATCAGGGCGGAGAAAGATGCTCATTCTAGAGAATTTATGGAGAAACGATTGAAACTTGAAGCTGAGGCGATGCAGTTGAGAAATGAAGTTCAGAAATCGAATAGTTTGAGGATGGAGTTGGCTGGGCAAGTTGAGAATTTGACACAAGAGTTGGGAATGGCGCGAGCTGATAATCAGCAGATTCCAATGATGAGAGCTGAGATTGATGGAATGCGTCAGGACCTTATGCTTGCCAG GTCTGCTTTTATGTATGAGAAGAAAGCGAATGTTGAGTTAATGGAGCAGAGGCAGGCAATGGATAAGAATTTGGTTTCTATGGCTTGTGAAATTGAGAAGCCGCGTGCGGACTTTGTCGGTGGTGATAAGACTCATGGAAGACCACCATCAACTGCTG CTGCCTTAGGTCCTAAtaagaagaacttcaaagtatcaGCGTCAACAGATAAAGAGAAAGGTTTGGGAGAAGAAAAGCAGGgttcaactagttcttataaaTGTTTCTTTTGTAAGAAGAAAGATCATATCAAGAAGAACTGCCTGAAGTATCAACAATGGCTGAAAAAAGCTAAACCAGAAGTTGATAAATCAAAATAA